A window of Dermacentor silvarum isolate Dsil-2018 unplaced genomic scaffold, BIME_Dsil_1.4 Seq719, whole genome shotgun sequence contains these coding sequences:
- the LOC119435454 gene encoding uncharacterized protein LOC119435454: MFSKAVQRYPNKLYNIAARCLGEPVPSPEEQIGLWLYAKGVSAIMVLPFLVNERGDDIFTKMVRTLSCLHDQVHSTPGQEFAHPTLLYTGDNRISSKALCVKCGYVCVDVLDFTSGVTGLILFSMYWGFQHRIHQLCGADTLIAATHD, encoded by the exons ATGTTCAGCAAAGCAGTGCAAAG GTACCCGAATAAGCTGTACAACATTGCTGCAAGGTGCCTTGGTGAACCAGTACCCAGCCCTGAGGAACAGATTGGACTCTGGCTAT ATGCAAAAGGCGTGAGCGCCATCATGGTTCTACCATTTCTTGTCAATGAGCGAGGGGACGACATATTCACAAAAATGGTTAGAACTTTGAGCTGCTTACACGACCAAGTACACAGT ACGCCAGGACAGGAGTTTGCCCACCCCACATTGCTGTACACTGGTGACAACCGCATCTCTTCCAAGGCcctgtgtgtgaagtgtggaTATGTATGTGTAGATGTATTGGACTTCACTTCCGGTGTAACGGGGTTAATTTTATTTTCCATGTACTGGGGCTTTCAACATCGAATACATCAGCTCTGCGGAGCAGACACTCTCATAGCTGCAACACATGATTGA